A stretch of Candidatus Omnitrophota bacterium DNA encodes these proteins:
- a CDS encoding CDP-diacylglycerol--glycerol-3-phosphate 3-phosphatidyltransferase produces the protein FIFLASTDCVDGIVARRRKEVTVLGEFMDPLADKLLVTSALVYFTTVAWLHVHWWMVVTIISREFIISGLRVLAARRKISIPALISGKVKTTVQLTAVITTLLIILLRSATGKWNFYYGWLDFVYELPMYLMLFAVASTIYSGVRYIKKYFYLFGDAI, from the coding sequence ATTCATTTTTCTGGCCTCCACGGATTGCGTGGACGGAATAGTGGCCCGCCGCAGAAAAGAGGTGACGGTTCTCGGCGAATTCATGGACCCCCTTGCCGATAAACTTCTTGTGACCTCGGCGCTGGTGTATTTTACGACTGTTGCATGGCTACATGTGCACTGGTGGATGGTCGTGACGATCATATCCAGGGAATTCATAATATCCGGGCTCAGGGTGCTGGCTGCGCGGCGGAAAATATCCATTCCCGCGCTGATTTCAGGCAAGGTGAAGACGACGGTACAGCTGACGGCTGTAATAACGACGCTTCTGATAATACTGCTCCGGAGCGCCACTGGCAAATGGAATTTTTATTACGGATGGCTTGATTTTGTTTATGAGCTTCCCATGTATCTGATGCTCTTTGCCGTGGCATCCACAATCTACAGCGGCGTCAGGTATATCAAAAAATATTTTTATCTGTTCGGAGACGCCATTTGA
- a CDS encoding phosphatidylglycerophosphatase A — MMNKVIKFLATGFGVSRFAPHPGEGTIGTLVGVVIFVLWPDSRLYPNGFWLLLILGLTLGVYVSGKAEEIFAQKDCPRIVIDEIMGFLIAAAFLPKTFWMIFSAFILFRIFDGLKPGPVRFAEKFSGGWGIMGDDVVAGIFANIIMQIVAFRFF, encoded by the coding sequence ATTATGAATAAAGTGATAAAATTTCTGGCTACGGGTTTCGGGGTTTCTCGTTTCGCGCCGCATCCCGGGGAAGGGACTATAGGCACGCTCGTGGGCGTTGTTATTTTTGTATTATGGCCTGATTCAAGGCTCTATCCGAACGGGTTCTGGCTGCTTTTGATCTTAGGCCTGACGCTGGGCGTTTATGTGTCGGGCAAAGCCGAGGAAATATTCGCGCAGAAAGACTGTCCGCGCATAGTTATAGACGAGATAATGGGTTTCCTCATCGCGGCGGCGTTTCTTCCCAAAACTTTCTGGATGATCTTTTCGGCTTTTATACTGTTCCGCATTTTTGACGGCCTCAAGCCCGGACCGGTGAGGTTCGCCGAGAAGTTTTCGGGCGGATGGGGGATCATGGGCGACGATGTTGTCGCGGGAATATTCGCGAACATCATAATGCAGATCGTGGCGTTCCGTTTTTTTTAA
- the aspS gene encoding aspartate--tRNA ligase gives MKALSVNSINAGYENRDIELSGWIDSIRDHGGVMFADLRNRSGKIQLVFDASNKGGDYSGAVAALRAEFVVRVKGTVSKRPEDAVNKKIPPGEVELKVVSFEILNEALPLPFYPGEKVGDEAALKYRFLDLRGTDMMRNLEAVDRIMRITREYFAQLGFWDVPTPMLTKSTPEGARDYLVPARTKAGSFFALPQSPQLFKQVLMASGVERYYQITRCFRDEDLRADRQPEFTQIDMEMSFASSSDIMETVWDLVEKIFAAFDHKLPQALFMKFEEAMASYGSDKPDLSLNIGLLSDITEIFRKSEFKVFSSSVEKGNKIAAFLCAGDFSRKELDDAVEDAKKLGAGGLVWIKKSGDELKSPVVKIFSDEEKNALRRKFPGDGVIFAGSTGDSFCLMGELRKIFALRRGMKKEGFFPVWVVEAPLFEKNAQGRLQAVHHPFTAPIGDIFADDPRSLKSHSYDLVINGEEVGGGSVRIHKAKEQIKVFEIMGISEAEYREKFGFLLDALSYGCPPHGGFALGMERLAVKLLGLDSIRDVIAFPKTQNAFCPLTHAPDVVSERQLRELGLKLADE, from the coding sequence ATGAAAGCGCTGTCAGTCAATTCCATCAACGCCGGATATGAGAACAGGGATATTGAACTTTCAGGCTGGATAGATTCCATCCGGGACCACGGCGGTGTCATGTTCGCCGATCTGAGAAACCGCTCGGGCAAAATACAGCTTGTGTTCGACGCTTCCAACAAAGGCGGGGATTACAGCGGTGCCGTGGCTGCTCTCCGCGCCGAATTCGTGGTGAGGGTGAAAGGAACAGTCTCCAAAAGGCCGGAAGATGCCGTGAATAAAAAAATTCCCCCCGGAGAAGTGGAGCTGAAAGTGGTGTCTTTTGAGATCCTCAACGAAGCTCTCCCTCTGCCTTTTTATCCCGGAGAGAAAGTGGGTGATGAGGCGGCTTTGAAATACAGGTTTCTGGATCTGAGGGGCACTGATATGATGAGGAACCTCGAGGCCGTTGACAGGATAATGAGGATAACGAGGGAATATTTCGCGCAGCTCGGTTTCTGGGATGTGCCCACACCGATGCTGACTAAATCAACGCCGGAAGGCGCCCGGGATTACCTTGTCCCCGCGCGCACAAAGGCCGGTTCATTTTTCGCCCTCCCGCAGTCGCCGCAGCTTTTTAAACAGGTGCTCATGGCCTCGGGCGTGGAGCGTTATTATCAGATAACAAGGTGTTTCAGGGACGAGGATCTGAGAGCGGACCGCCAGCCGGAATTCACGCAGATAGACATGGAGATGTCTTTCGCGTCTTCTTCCGATATAATGGAAACCGTGTGGGATCTCGTTGAGAAGATATTCGCGGCCTTTGATCACAAACTGCCGCAAGCCCTTTTTATGAAATTTGAAGAGGCCATGGCCTCATACGGTTCTGACAAGCCCGACCTGAGCCTGAACATAGGGCTGCTTTCGGATATAACAGAGATCTTCAGGAAGAGCGAATTCAAGGTTTTCAGCTCGTCCGTAGAGAAGGGCAATAAAATAGCGGCGTTTCTGTGCGCGGGGGATTTTTCGAGGAAGGAGCTGGATGACGCTGTGGAAGATGCCAAAAAGCTTGGTGCCGGAGGGCTTGTCTGGATAAAGAAAAGCGGCGATGAACTCAAAAGCCCCGTGGTCAAAATCTTTAGTGACGAGGAAAAAAACGCCCTGAGGAGAAAATTTCCCGGTGACGGGGTGATATTCGCCGGAAGCACGGGGGATTCTTTTTGCCTCATGGGAGAATTGAGAAAGATTTTCGCGCTCAGAAGGGGTATGAAAAAAGAAGGATTTTTTCCTGTCTGGGTAGTGGAGGCCCCGCTTTTTGAGAAAAACGCCCAGGGCCGGCTCCAGGCGGTGCATCATCCTTTCACGGCCCCGATAGGGGATATATTCGCCGATGACCCGCGATCCCTTAAATCCCATTCTTACGACCTTGTTATCAACGGCGAAGAGGTCGGCGGCGGTTCGGTCAGGATTCACAAAGCCAAAGAGCAGATAAAAGTTTTTGAGATCATGGGAATAAGCGAGGCAGAATACCGCGAAAAATTCGGCTTTCTTCTTGACGCTCTTTCTTACGGATGTCCTCCGCACGGCGGTTTTGCCCTCGGTATGGAAAGGCTGGCGGTGAAACTCCTCGGCCTGGATTCAATAAGAGACGTTATCGCTTTTCCGAAAACTCAGAACGCTTTCTGCCCGCTGACCCATGCGCCTGATGTTGTCTCGGAGCGTCAGCTGCGTGAACTCGGCCTGAAGCTGGCGGATGAATGA
- a CDS encoding DUF192 domain-containing protein, which produces MNEALKSARLYNKDGECLLNKVEIADTFRARLKGLLGRTLIEKDYGLLLVPCESIHMFFMKFPIDVFFLKDRNGSYEIASTARNVKPWRMALAPRGTDAVLETAPGAMSAARSGDILTII; this is translated from the coding sequence ATGAATGAAGCGCTGAAGTCCGCCCGTCTTTATAATAAGGACGGCGAATGTCTTTTAAACAAAGTTGAAATAGCCGATACATTCCGGGCCCGCCTCAAGGGCCTGCTGGGAAGAACCCTGATAGAAAAAGATTACGGCCTTCTTCTGGTTCCCTGCGAATCCATACACATGTTTTTCATGAAGTTCCCCATAGATGTTTTTTTTCTTAAAGATCGTAATGGCTCGTACGAGATCGCGAGCACGGCGCGAAATGTAAAGCCCTGGCGCATGGCATTAGCCCCCCGGGGCACAGATGCCGTTCTTGAAACCGCGCCCGGCGCTATGAGCGCGGCGCGCTCCGGCGATATTCTTACAATAATATAA
- a CDS encoding HD domain-containing protein codes for MNDIKTACLRDVIHDYIYFTVPQKSGEISEQAVVDSPWLQRLRRINQLQAAWMVYPCATHTRFQHSLGTMHLAGNMAYRLYDSFKKAFPNEYIPPEKNYVEELFRLAGLLHDVGHGPFGHLMDEVYTWKLYGKTHEDISAKVIRENLSHIIEKIDFSPHGYFTHKIKADDVIKFIKTPSDFSGYELWEQIFCKIMMGIYSVDIIDFLLRDKYYCGTKEFGDIDIKRLLGSTAVTTSGFSMDKDALPALKSFLNTRMSMFCHIYFNEKKELFESALGRLLPGIVKVMKIGNPYENIKKYFFVDDFALTSMLTLWARTETGQKKELGKQWEKIAVMRDTPDKLVLSGQKSYFTFVRKEELLTEEKIINNFRQNYKIKCPISVNIDTLDIRLQNVFVRFNDKLILKKEDNLKSISLYDSGSDTILGEEMNKVLQDIPVKFLLWQVFVPAKYSRRVQAVIKAESADGSDIAEAQMSLPLGPARWNEKKEKTEISNV; via the coding sequence ATGAACGATATCAAGACAGCCTGCCTCAGAGATGTGATACACGATTACATCTATTTCACAGTGCCGCAGAAATCCGGCGAAATATCAGAGCAGGCCGTCGTGGATTCTCCCTGGCTGCAGAGATTGAGAAGGATCAATCAGCTCCAGGCCGCATGGATGGTCTATCCTTGCGCCACACACACAAGATTCCAGCATTCTCTGGGCACGATGCATCTGGCGGGGAATATGGCTTACAGGCTCTATGACAGTTTTAAGAAAGCTTTCCCTAACGAGTACATACCTCCGGAAAAAAATTATGTTGAAGAGCTTTTCCGCCTGGCCGGCCTCCTGCACGATGTGGGCCACGGCCCGTTCGGGCATCTGATGGACGAGGTTTACACATGGAAATTATACGGTAAGACGCACGAGGATATATCCGCTAAAGTGATAAGGGAGAATCTTTCGCATATCATAGAAAAAATAGATTTTTCGCCGCACGGTTATTTCACCCATAAAATAAAAGCTGACGATGTCATAAAGTTTATAAAAACGCCTTCGGATTTTTCAGGCTACGAACTGTGGGAGCAGATATTCTGCAAGATAATGATGGGCATTTACAGCGTTGATATCATTGATTTTCTTCTGAGGGACAAATATTACTGCGGCACTAAGGAATTCGGGGATATTGACATAAAACGGCTGCTGGGAAGCACGGCTGTCACAACTTCCGGTTTTTCCATGGACAAAGACGCGCTGCCGGCTTTGAAAAGTTTTCTTAACACGAGGATGTCCATGTTCTGCCACATTTATTTCAACGAGAAGAAAGAGCTCTTTGAAAGCGCCCTCGGCAGGCTTCTGCCCGGGATCGTCAAGGTTATGAAAATAGGCAATCCTTACGAGAATATCAAAAAGTATTTTTTTGTTGACGATTTCGCGCTGACCTCCATGCTCACTCTCTGGGCGAGAACAGAGACGGGCCAGAAGAAAGAACTCGGAAAACAGTGGGAGAAGATAGCCGTTATGAGGGACACGCCCGACAAGCTCGTGCTCTCGGGCCAGAAATCCTATTTTACATTTGTCAGAAAGGAAGAACTTCTGACAGAAGAGAAAATAATCAATAATTTCCGTCAGAATTATAAGATCAAATGCCCTATTTCGGTGAACATAGACACGCTCGATATCAGGCTGCAGAATGTTTTTGTGAGATTCAACGACAAGCTTATCCTTAAAAAAGAGGATAACCTGAAATCCATCAGCCTTTATGATTCCGGCAGCGACACCATTCTCGGCGAGGAGATGAATAAGGTCCTTCAGGATATCCCGGTGAAGTTTCTTTTGTGGCAGGTCTTTGTTCCGGCCAAATACAGCCGGAGGGTGCAGGCGGTGATCAAAGCCGAATCCGCCGACGGCTCGGATATAGCGGAAGCTCAAATGTCTCTTCCCTTAGGCCCCGCGCGCTGGAACGAGAAAAAAGAAAAGACCGAAATAAGCAATGTCTGA
- a CDS encoding PorV/PorQ family protein has protein sequence MITQKMAQGVKSLAALFCLSSASLMFAADAGKTSAQYLKIALNPRNEAMGGAGVAFMSDEIFYNPASIAKIEDSSTRAGYVSWFEDMSKTNIFTAMPIGNGNVKMAANLSYFNISGLTSYDGSGNAMGDFKRNSTDLSLAVAARAGRMSLGAAIKGINEKYAAESSKAFAADAGVILDITRKISLGASVVNKGTKIEIGTVEKELTSSARAGICIKPSDIVSINCDAEMPNDDDTRQHFGAEWEFNENYFLRGGWQKFGEIGGVTAGFGMKVNTSAWESGVTAMRSTHERLLLIDYSYQANSEFDNIHRFSIGMGF, from the coding sequence ATGATAACTCAAAAAATGGCGCAAGGCGTAAAGAGCTTGGCGGCCTTGTTTTGCCTGTCTTCCGCATCCCTGATGTTTGCCGCCGACGCGGGCAAAACATCCGCGCAGTATCTTAAGATAGCTCTCAATCCGAGGAACGAGGCCATGGGCGGAGCGGGTGTAGCTTTTATGTCAGATGAGATTTTTTATAATCCCGCCTCCATCGCAAAAATAGAAGACAGCAGCACGAGGGCGGGTTATGTGTCTTGGTTTGAGGACATGTCCAAAACCAATATTTTCACGGCCATGCCGATCGGAAACGGCAATGTTAAAATGGCCGCGAATCTCTCATATTTCAACATAAGCGGTTTGACTTCATATGATGGATCAGGCAATGCCATGGGCGATTTTAAAAGAAACAGCACTGATCTTTCTCTCGCCGTCGCGGCGAGAGCCGGCAGGATGTCGCTCGGCGCGGCGATCAAGGGAATAAATGAAAAATACGCCGCTGAATCGTCCAAGGCATTCGCGGCGGATGCCGGAGTGATACTGGATATAACAAGAAAGATTTCCCTGGGCGCGTCTGTTGTCAATAAGGGCACAAAGATAGAGATAGGAACCGTTGAAAAAGAGCTCACTTCAAGCGCCCGCGCGGGGATTTGTATAAAACCGTCTGATATTGTTTCTATTAATTGTGACGCCGAGATGCCCAATGATGATGACACCAGGCAGCATTTCGGGGCCGAATGGGAATTTAATGAAAATTATTTTCTTCGTGGCGGCTGGCAGAAATTCGGTGAGATCGGCGGTGTGACCGCCGGTTTCGGCATGAAGGTCAACACCTCCGCCTGGGAGTCCGGTGTGACGGCCATGCGCTCCACGCATGAACGTCTGCTTCTTATCGATTACAGCTATCAGGCCAATTCTGAATTCGATAACATACACAGATTTTCCATAGGCATGGGTTTCTAA
- a CDS encoding acyl-CoA dehydrogenase, with protein sequence MDYFLTEEQKEIIEIAALIGKEKIVPVMEECDENERFPTEVYEEFAKADLCGVAIPEAYGGLGFGAFEQVLVIEELCRYDAGIGLALAATGLGTLPILLMGSEEQKKKFLPGIAAGKTITAFGLTEAGAGSDAGAMKTTAVKDGDSYILNGSKCFITNGGDAHLYTVIAKTDPSKGSRGASAFIIEKGTPGFSFGKKEKKLGIRSSSTREIIFSDCRIPKENLIAREGMGFIVALKTLDNSRPGVAAQALGIAQGALDDAAKYSRQRIQFGAPISSIQAVQHLLADMATKTEAARALIYQTAKMIDAGSKNFKKEASMSKLFASDVAMEVTTNAIQVMGGYGYMKDYPTERRFRDAKITQIYEGTNQIQRNEIANALLKEYC encoded by the coding sequence ATGGATTACTTTTTAACTGAGGAACAGAAAGAGATAATTGAAATAGCGGCCCTTATCGGCAAAGAAAAAATAGTGCCGGTAATGGAAGAATGCGATGAGAACGAGCGTTTCCCGACTGAGGTTTACGAGGAGTTCGCCAAAGCCGATCTTTGCGGCGTGGCGATACCCGAAGCCTACGGCGGACTCGGTTTCGGTGCTTTTGAGCAGGTGCTGGTCATCGAGGAGCTCTGCCGTTACGACGCCGGTATCGGCCTGGCGCTGGCCGCGACGGGCCTTGGGACTCTGCCCATTCTTCTTATGGGCAGCGAAGAACAGAAAAAGAAATTCCTTCCGGGCATAGCTGCCGGCAAAACGATCACGGCCTTCGGCCTCACGGAAGCCGGGGCGGGTTCTGACGCCGGAGCGATGAAAACAACGGCGGTCAAAGACGGAGATTCCTACATTCTTAACGGCAGCAAATGTTTTATAACAAACGGCGGTGACGCGCATCTTTATACGGTGATAGCCAAAACCGATCCATCCAAGGGATCCCGCGGAGCTTCGGCTTTTATCATTGAGAAGGGCACCCCGGGTTTTTCATTCGGCAAGAAAGAAAAAAAACTCGGTATAAGGTCGTCTTCAACAAGAGAAATCATTTTCAGCGATTGCCGGATACCCAAAGAAAATCTGATAGCAAGGGAAGGGATGGGTTTTATAGTAGCTCTAAAAACTCTTGACAATTCCCGTCCCGGCGTGGCGGCGCAGGCCCTGGGCATAGCTCAGGGCGCGCTTGACGACGCGGCAAAGTATTCCAGGCAAAGAATACAGTTCGGAGCCCCCATATCTTCCATTCAGGCCGTTCAGCATCTTCTCGCCGATATGGCGACAAAGACGGAAGCCGCGCGGGCACTGATATATCAGACGGCGAAGATGATAGACGCCGGCAGCAAGAATTTCAAAAAAGAAGCGTCTATGAGCAAACTCTTCGCTTCGGATGTGGCCATGGAAGTGACGACAAACGCCATACAGGTGATGGGCGGTTACGGTTACATGAAAGATTATCCCACAGAGCGACGCTTTCGCGACGCCAAGATAACCCAGATATACGAGGGTACGAATCAGATACAGAGGAATGAGATCGCGAACGCTCTGCTGAAAGAATATTGTTAA
- a CDS encoding electron transfer flavoprotein subunit beta/FixA family protein, which produces MNFIVCVKQVPGTTDVKINPDTNTLIREGVEAVVNPFDLYAVEEAVSLREKSGGNVTAVSMGPPQAAEALKETIAVGVDEAVLLSDRNFGGSDTLATSYTLARAIKKIGEYDMIFCGYQAIDGDTAQVGPGIAEELGIPCVTYVKKIREIKDGLVTLERMLETGFQVIEVKLPVLITVVKDINTPRLPSLRGKMKARKTEIPVWTAADIACEMDRIGQPGSPTWVRKIFAPPRKTSGRILSGELEHQAKELREELKRLQLI; this is translated from the coding sequence ATGAATTTTATTGTCTGCGTCAAACAGGTGCCCGGCACTACGGATGTCAAAATAAACCCCGACACAAACACTCTTATCAGGGAAGGCGTTGAAGCTGTCGTGAACCCTTTTGATCTGTACGCCGTTGAGGAAGCGGTGTCCCTGAGAGAAAAATCAGGCGGCAATGTCACCGCCGTCAGTATGGGGCCGCCGCAGGCGGCGGAGGCCCTGAAAGAAACTATTGCGGTGGGGGTGGATGAAGCCGTGCTGCTCTCAGACAGAAATTTTGGTGGTTCCGACACGCTTGCCACATCCTACACCCTTGCCCGGGCCATAAAAAAAATAGGCGAATATGATATGATCTTTTGCGGATATCAGGCGATAGACGGCGACACGGCTCAGGTCGGCCCCGGAATAGCCGAGGAGCTGGGTATCCCCTGCGTCACCTATGTGAAAAAGATAAGAGAGATCAAAGACGGCCTTGTGACACTGGAAAGAATGCTTGAGACGGGTTTTCAGGTGATAGAGGTCAAACTGCCGGTTCTCATAACCGTGGTAAAAGACATTAACACGCCGCGGCTGCCGTCGCTGAGAGGCAAAATGAAGGCGAGAAAGACGGAGATTCCCGTCTGGACAGCGGCTGACATCGCCTGTGAGATGGACAGAATAGGCCAGCCCGGTTCTCCCACATGGGTGAGAAAAATTTTCGCCCCGCCCCGGAAAACCTCGGGCAGAATTCTTTCGGGCGAATTAGAGCATCAGGCAAAGGAACTCAGGGAGGAGCTCAAGCGGCTCCAGCTTATATAA